Proteins from a genomic interval of Spea bombifrons isolate aSpeBom1 chromosome 4, aSpeBom1.2.pri, whole genome shotgun sequence:
- the LOC128492367 gene encoding aminopeptidase N-like: MAKGFYVSKLIAVVGILFAVAAVSTIIALSVVYSQEKEKNYELNNPPETTSTATTKVTSGSQASSSSGSHGTSPSSSSHGTSPTSAPSDEPWNKYRLPKSLIPYHYDVELKPVLEKNPQGLYVFSGKSTAYFTCREATNLVLIHSNKLNYTTTPTKAILRDAALNTLAISNIREVPVTQYLVIHAANDLEVGKNYSLYTEFVGELADDLAGFYRSEYVEDGQTKIIATTQMQAPDARKAFPCFDEPAMKATFNITLIHKPDYVALSNMNPIAKHVIEDNGETWNVTVFDKTVKMSTYLVAFIVSQFSSTGDPGNSTTTGVQIWGRKKAIEDEKQGEYALSISKPILDYFAKYYDTPYPLPKSDQVALPDFSAGAMENWGLVTYRENALLFDPKVSSISNKERVATVVAHELAHQWFGNLVTIRWWNDLWLNEGFASYVEYLGADIAEPTWNIKDLIVLYDVHRVMAIDALASSHPLTSKEEEVNTPAEISELFDSIAYSKGASVIRMLSNFITEDVFSKGLATYLKAFEYDNTVYTDLWFHLQQAVNSNGLILPNNISAIMDTWVLQMGFPVVKIDTTTGTVTQQHFLLDPESVVTRPSDFNYTWIVPISYFKTGNAGSAWLQKKSELLNEFKTTGSEWLLANINVTGYYRVNYDDGNWDRLIAELQNSPLSIPVINRAQIIDDAFNLARAKYINTTRALDTTRYISNDTEYMPWQAMLSSLNYFTQMFDRSEVYGPMKEYLKKQVTPLFKHFEKVTENFTKRPESLTDQYNEINAISVACSYGVAECGQLASKQFNEWQRTGNNTIHPNLRSNIYCTAVAQGGEAEWDFVWEKFAASDNAQESDKLRSALACSKEPWILNRLLEFSLDTTKIRRQDTVSTISSVSSNVIGQSLAWDFVRAKWRTIFTQFGGSSFSFGNLIERVTRRFSTEFELQQLEQFKLDNQDIGFGTATRTLEQAIEKTKANIKWVNENKEPVLKWFQDAI; encoded by the exons ATGGCCAAGGGCTTCTATGTTAGCAAATTGATTGCCGTTGTTGGCATCctgtttgctgttgctgctgtgtCTACTATCATAGCTCTATCAGTTGTGTATTCCcaggagaaggaaaaaaactatGAGCTTAACAATCCCCCTGAAACAACAAGCACAGCCACAACAAAGGTCACATCAGGATCTCAAGCTTCAAGCTCAAGTGGCAGCCATGGCACCAgtcccagcagcagcagccatgGCACCTCTCCCACCAGTGCTCCATCTGATGAACCATGGAATAAGTACCGGCTTCCAAAATCCCTAATTCCATATCATTATGATGTTGAACTGAAACCAGTTCTAGAGAAGAATCCTCAAGGGCTTTATGTATTCTCTGGAAAAAGTACTGCTTATTTCACATGTCGTGAAGCCACCAACCTTGTTTTGATACACAGCAACAAGCTCAACTACACCACTACACCTACCAAAGCCATTCTTCGTGATGCTGCTTTAAATACTCTTGCTATATCAAATATAAGAGAAGTGCCAGTGACTCAGTATTTGGTGATACATGCTGCTAACGATCTTGAAGTTGGTAAAAACTATTCTCTGTACACTGAGTTTGTAGGGGAGCTGGCAGATGACCTGGCTGGATTTTATCGGAGTGAATACGTGGAAGATGGACAAACCAA GATCATTGCCACCACTCAGATGCAGGCCCCGGATGCCAGGAAAGCATTTCCCTGCTTTGATGAGCCAGCAATGAAAGCAACGTTCAACATCACCCTAATACACAAGCCAGACTATGTAGCTCTATCAAACATGAATCCTATAG ctaaACATGTAATAGAAGATAATGGAGAAACCTGGAATGTCACAGTGTTCGACAAAACTGTGAAGATGTCCACATACCTTGTGGCTTTTATAGTCTCCCAGTTCAGTTCTACTGGTGATCCAGGAAACAGCACAACCACCGGG GTTCAGATCTGGGGCCGTAAAAAAGCTATTGAAGATGAGAAACAAGGAGAATATGCATTAAGTATAAGCAAACCAATTCTGGATTATTTTGCGAAATATTATGATACCCCTTACCCTCTGCCAAAATCAG ACCAAGTTGCTCTTCCTGATTTTAGTGCTGGAGCCATGGAGAACTGGGGGCTGGTGACCTACAGGGAGAATGCTTTACTATTTGACCCTAAAGTGTCATCTATTAGCAACAAGGAGAGAGTGGCCACAGTGGTAGCTCATGAACTTGCTCATCAG TGGTTTGGGAACCTTGTGACGATACGATGGTGGAACGACCTGTGGCTGAATGAAGGATTTGCCTCATACGTGGAGTACTTGGGAGCAGACATAGCAGAGCCTACGTGGAAcata AAAGACTTGATAGTGCTGTATGATGTACACCGAGTAATGGCAATTGATGCATTGGCTTCTTCTCATCCACTCACAtcaaaagaagaggaagtgaaCACTCCAGCTGAAATAAGTGAACTATTTGATTCCATCGCTTACAGTAAG ggGGCTTCTGTCATCCGGATGTTATCAAACTTCATCACAGAAGATGTATTCAGTAAAGGACTGGCT acCTATCTGAAAGCTTTCGAATACGATAACACAGTGTACACTGACCTGTGGTTCCATTTGCAACAA GCTGTCAACTCAAATGGACTTATACTTCCTAATAATATTAGCGCAATCATGGATACATGGGTCCTACAGATGGGATTCCCTGTAGTGAAAATTGACACAACAACCGGAACTGTAACTCAACAACACTTCCTTTTGGATCCAGAATCTGTGGTTACCCGGCCATCTGATTTCAA ttacacATGGATTGTGCCGATTTCCTATTTTAAAACCGGTAACGCTGGAAGTGCATGGCTTCAGAAAAAATCAG AATTATTGAATGAATTTAAGACCACTGGAAGTGAATGGCTTCTAGCAAATATCAATGTCACGGGATACTACAGAGTTAATTACGATGATGGAAACTGGGACAGGCTTATTGCGGAGCTGCAGAACAGTCCTTTG AGTATTCCTGTTATCAACCGTGCCCAGATCATTGATGATGCCTTTAATTTGGCAAG AGCCAAGTATATCAATACAACAAGAGCTTTAGACACCACGAGATACATCTCCAATGACACTGAATACATGCCCTGGCAGGCCATGTTAAGCAGCCTCAATTACTTTACACAGATGTTTGATCGCTCAGAGGTGTACGGGCCAATGAAG GAATACTTAAAGAAGCAAGTCACTCCTTTGTTTAAACACTTTGAAAAAGTCACGGAAAATTTTACCAAACGTCCAGAATCCTTAACAGATCA ATACAATGAAATCAATGCTATCAGCGTCGCTTGTTCTTATGGAGTTGCTGAGTGTGGACAGCTGGCAAGTAAACAATTTAATGAGTGGCAGAGGACAGGAAATAATAC CATTCATCCAAATCTAAGGTCCAACATTTACTGCACTGCAGTAGCGCAGGGAGGAGAAGCTGAATGGGATTTTGTATGGGAAAAATTTGCTGCATCAGATAATGCGCAGGAATCGGACAAACTCAGGTCTGCTCTGGCCTGCAGCAAAGAGCCCTGGATTCTTAACAG ACTTTTGGAGTTTTCACTGGATACCACTAAGATTCGTCGGCAAGATACTGTCTCCACTATTAGCAGCGTTTCCAGTAACGTGATAGGACAGAGTCTTGCTTGGGACTTTGTGAGAGCCAAATGGAGGACCATCTTCACTCA atTTGGGGgatcttctttctcttttggtAACTTAATCGAACGTGTGACACGGAGATTCTCCACTGAATTTGAATTACAGCAG CTGGAGCAGTTCAAACTTGACAACCAGGACATTGGTTTTGGGACAGCAACTCGGACACTGGAGCAAGCGATAGAGAAAACCAAAGCAAATATCAAATGGGTGAATGAGAACAAAGAGCCAGTACTTAAATGGTTCCAGGATGCCATTTGA